GTCTTGGCCTTTCCCTCCTCTCCCAAATCGATCATAATATCATAGGAATAAAGAGAACCCAATTCGCTTTCGCTCACGGCAAGGATATTGCTGACGTATTCTATCCGTCGCCCCATTGTTCTTTCAATGTCGAATGCCGTCTCCATTTTCAAGAATCCAAAGATCATCACCACTGTCATAAGGATAAAAGCACCCCAGACGGACTTCTCATGATCCAACACCCAGGCACCGAAGGCTTCGAGCCATCGATCCAGCCGATGCTTTCCTTCTTTTCGCACTGATGCTTTCGGCTGATGGTCTTTGCCGAAACTCAAGGTAGTCGGCATCACCGTAATGGCGATCATAAAGGAGAAGAGGACACTGGCAGAAGTGGCGATACCGATAAAGTGCATCGGTACGACGGGAATAGCCAGAAAAGAAAGCAAAGCAACAAAAGTGGTGAGAGCACTGAATAGCACCGGCCAACCGGTCTCCTCAATGGTCTCCACCGCAGCCTGTTTGCGCTTGCCGTGTATCATCATCTGCCGTCGGAAGTAGGAATGAATATGGATATTGTACGCCACGGCTACAGCAAAGGCCAAGAGCATCGGTATCATCATCATACCACTGTCGATACCCAATCGAAAATATCCCGTCAGGCCATATGCCATGACGATAGAGGACAATGCCGTGACGATGGGTACCACCACACCGCGGAAAGAACGGGTTGATATTGCCAGCACAATAATGGCCAACAAAATGGCAATGCCCATCACCATGGGTAACTCTCTGTTTACCCAAGCTATCTTCCGATCCGTCATATAGGGCATACCGGCTCCTTTGGGATGCAGTGCGGCATACTCCGGCTTACGGATGATGTTTTCCAATTCGCGTCCTACCACCATTTCAGGAGCAACGGCACCTTTCCCTTTGTTCCAAACAGAATCGCTCGGGAAGGGATTCAGCTTCAAGAGTATCCATGTAAGGGTACCATCCTTGGACACCAGACGATCGGCGATATAAGGTTTGAGAAAAGCCTTGCGCCGGATCTCCGCCAATCCGGCTGAATCGGAAGGAATCTCTTCCGGTACGATCTGCTCGATGGCCATCCCCTCCTCATTTCCGATCATAAACTCTATGTCCGTAAGTGAAGTAATCTTTTCGGCATAGGAAATACTGTCGAGCATCTCGTTGGAAAGACGACGGATCAGCTCCAGATTTTCTTTCGTGAAGGTATTGTCACAGTCGGTCAATACAGCAGCATAGTTATCATTGCCGAAAACGGATTTGAACTCCTCCGTCTTGATGATCATAGGATCGTCCTCGAGAAAATAGTCCTCCCAAGAGGTTTTGATACTAAGGAAACGCAATCCATTGAATCCAAGAAGGAGAAAAAAGAAAAAACCTCCCAATACAATCCAACGCTTGCGGATAATCCATTCGCCACGATGGCGAAACCACCTGTTAATGCGTTCTATTTTCATTGCTTTGTCTCGTTTGTGTTTTCTGTATTCCGTATTATAGTCATATCTGCATCAGTGCTCGCCAGCCGGCCGTACCGAAAGCGATATATTCGGACAGACCTTGATTTATCTCCTCCTCGGTATGAATCTCATTTGTTATTATCTCGATGAAAACATTGACCCACCACGCGGCCCCCAATCGGATAAAGAAGGGGCTTACCTCGGTGTTGGCATGTGGGTATTTTTCTTTGAAGAGCTGCAGATAGTTTTCGCCGGATCGTATTTGTCTGCTGATGACCTGATCCTTGAAGTGCTCCAACGACGAGCCCCCGGACTGCAAGAGCAGGAGCTTCAGCTCAGCCCGAAACTGCCGGGCAAACTGCATGAACTCCTTTGTCGTCTCTTCGCGGAACTTTTCAGGCATGAGCATATAGACGTCCATATTGTGCTCACTGTTGTGACCTTCCATTATCCGCCCGAATTCATCCAAGAGAGGTTGAAGCACAGCCCTGAAGAGGCTGTCCTTGTGCTCGAAGTAGTTGTATATATTGCTCACGGCTACTCCCGATTCGCGAGCGATGGTTCGGAGAGAAGCATCTCGGAAACCATTGACCATAAATTCCTCTCGTGCAGCTCGCAAGATTCTGGCACGAGCATCCATCTCGTTTTTTGTCCTCGTCAATTTGATCTCATTATTGGTACATGACAAAGGAACAAAGCCTGAACAGTGTTCACAATCCCGTTTTTTAGGTAAAATCGAGCATGAAAGCGGCTGAAAGCTAACAACAAATCGGCAAAACGGCTGTTCATACCGATCTGTACACCAATCATTTCTGATGTGTACGGGAAAAAAGTTGATACTCAGAAAGGTCAAAAAATCAGTAATCGTGTCGAAACATTTGACCGATTCCGAGCGTCTTCACATTTTGAGACTGTTGCACAATAACCTCCCCCCTCTCTCATATCGATCAAGACAGACACAAGCATTGATTTGACGAAGAAAGGAGAGCTTCATGCGGTCTCTCTGCAAACCTCAAGTAATCTGAAAAACACTTAAGAATCAGCTCTGCGGCAAAAGACTTCAATGAAAGTCCTATAAAATAACGCCAGTTCGATCTAAGCGAACATACCATAAAAATAACAAGTAGCTGTAAATCATACTCTTTTGTGATTCTCCGGCTGCATAATGATCGGGAAGAAGGGGCGGCTTCTAAGTCATTGGGTTTCAGATGTAGATAAAAAGCCATCTGAAAGCAATATAAGTGCCTGAAAAACACTGTGTGGAAAATAAAACACACTAATAACCAATGTGTTGTGCCATTTCTTTATATCGAACTCACGTTAAGAAAAGACCAATGGTCATATCGCAAAAATGCCGTACAATGGTCTCTAATAAGCCCCTGGGCGATGTTGTACTTCTTCTCGATGGCATACTTGCTCCGGGGCTGCCGAGGTATTCTTCCACAATGTGAAGACGCTCGGAATCGGTCAAATGTTTCGACATGATTACTGTTTTTTTTGACCTCTCCGATTCCGTACACGTCAGTTCGTAAAAATGGCGGTTTAGCGTTTGGAAAAACGTGGCTCGGGAATTTTTTCGTTTTGGTTCGGGAAGTAAAAATTTTACGCGCCACAACGGAAAAATTCTCGCTCGTGAATCTCAGAAAACTCGAACCGCATTCCGGCCAATTCCGGAACCAAATTCGTGAGGAATCTGCTTACAACGTCAGTTCGACGTAAGAAAACGCCAATGGATTTGTTTTCTGATTAGTGGTAAACGCCCAAAGAACGTGGGCATTATGCTTGAAAAAGTAGCGAATTATTTGTATCTTAGCAGTTGATAATCAATAAGATACGAACAAACAAAACGCTACTTTATGAAGACAAATATAGTTGATGTTTTTTGCATCATAGATGATTTCTCCAAGCTTTTTGATGAAACAATCAAGAAAAAGACCCTCGAAGAGGAAGACAAAAAACGCAGGAATAGAAAGTTTAAGATGTCGGACAGTGAGGTCATGACCATCCTGATCCTGTTTCATCTGTCAAGATACCGAGATTTGAAAGCTTTTTATCTTCAATACATCACCCACTCGTGTCGATCCGAGTTCCCACATCTTGTCTCTTATAATCGCTTTGTGGAGCTGCAAAGCAGGGTAGGTTTCAAGCT
This genomic stretch from Porphyromonas gingivalis ATCC 33277 harbors:
- a CDS encoding efflux RND transporter permease subunit, with product MKIERINRWFRHRGEWIIRKRWIVLGGFFFFLLLGFNGLRFLSIKTSWEDYFLEDDPMIIKTEEFKSVFGNDNYAAVLTDCDNTFTKENLELIRRLSNEMLDSISYAEKITSLTDIEFMIGNEEGMAIEQIVPEEIPSDSAGLAEIRRKAFLKPYIADRLVSKDGTLTWILLKLNPFPSDSVWNKGKGAVAPEMVVGRELENIIRKPEYAALHPKGAGMPYMTDRKIAWVNRELPMVMGIAILLAIIVLAISTRSFRGVVVPIVTALSSIVMAYGLTGYFRLGIDSGMMMIPMLLAFAVAVAYNIHIHSYFRRQMMIHGKRKQAAVETIEETGWPVLFSALTTFVALLSFLAIPVVPMHFIGIATSASVLFSFMIAITVMPTTLSFGKDHQPKASVRKEGKHRLDRWLEAFGAWVLDHEKSVWGAFILMTVVMIFGFLKMETAFDIERTMGRRIEYVSNILAVSESELGSLYSYDIMIDLGEEGKAKTPEALRALDSIARHAEAYSLTKRTTSILNILKDLNQTLHDGDQAYYSIPGDAEEVAQQLLLYENAGGSEAESWIDYEYRRLRLKVEMTSYNSGEAEWELQDITDYARKLFPEAEITPVGSLPQFTTMMQYVVRGQISSFLLSLLVIGLLMMVVFGSVRVGLIGLIPNIMPAIVVGGLMGILDYPLDMMTATIMPMILGLAVDDTIHFFNHGHLEFDRQRNYRGAVLKSFRIVGTPIVLTSLIVSANFAAYTISKGHSFVHMGILSVAGMFTALLADLCITPLLFRRFRIFGKEDFAVSVSKKTADQSLPNTVTD
- a CDS encoding TetR/AcrR family transcriptional regulator yields the protein MDARARILRAAREEFMVNGFRDASLRTIARESGVAVSNIYNYFEHKDSLFRAVLQPLLDEFGRIMEGHNSEHNMDVYMLMPEKFREETTKEFMQFARQFRAELKLLLLQSGGSSLEHFKDQVISRQIRSGENYLQLFKEKYPHANTEVSPFFIRLGAAWWVNVFIEIITNEIHTEEEINQGLSEYIAFGTAGWRALMQI
- a CDS encoding DUF1661 domain-containing protein, whose product is MARKIFTSRTKTKKFPSHVFPNAKPPFLRTDVYGIGEVKKNSNHVETFDRFRASSHCGRIPRQPRSKYAIEKKYNIAQGLIRDHCTAFLRYDHWSFLNVSSI
- a CDS encoding DUF1661 domain-containing protein, with protein sequence MVREVKILRATTEKFSLVNLRKLEPHSGQFRNQIREESAYNVSST